The following proteins are encoded in a genomic region of Odontesthes bonariensis isolate fOdoBon6 chromosome 19, fOdoBon6.hap1, whole genome shotgun sequence:
- the cmasa gene encoding N-acylneuraminate cytidylyltransferase A, which produces MKRRLQNENGKRDGIVSEETRTGDESQKATEKKRRGEAAEGGGERRTAALILARGGSKGIPLKNIKMLAGVPLIGWVLRAALDSNMFDSVWVSTDHDEIEKVAKSWGAKVHRRSPEVSKDSSTSLETIQEFVSLNPDVDVICNIQATSPCLHPFHLKDALEMITLRGYSSVFSVVRRHQFRWKEVKRGSDDVTQPENLDPKRRPRRQDWDGELCENGSFYFATKDLIMKEGRLQGGKIGYYEMEPQYSVDIDVDIDWPVAEQRVLRYGYFGQVMPETVRLMFCKVSGCLTDGRIFLSGSQEEMVSVTSGDVAGLHKLRKDDVEVLLLTSSKDPVAQSLADKLSQRTGCQVTQVGEEPLKDLQPIVEQKKLDWKDVAYMGNDEEDTSCLNLAGLSAVPSDAPVDAINAAKYTCHHVGGMGSVREFAEHILLQKKKAKSQMEQDHIDRTNF; this is translated from the exons ATGAAACGACGTCTTCAGAATGAGAACGGAAAGCGGGACGGCATCGTTTCAGAGGAAACCCGGACAGGCGATGAGAGTCAAAAAGCAAccgagaagaagaggagaggagaagctGCAGAAGGAGGAGGGGAAAGACGTACAGCAGCATTGATTCTGGCCAGGGGAGGAAGTAAGGGGATCCCGCTTAAGAACATCAAAATGTTAGCCGGGGTTCCCCTAATAGGTTGGGTTCTGAGGGCTGCTCTTGACTCCAACATGTTCGACAG CGTGTGGGTATCAACAGACCACGACGAGATCGAAAAAGTGGCGAAATCCTGGGGAGCCAAGGTGCACAGAAGAAGTCCAGAGGTCTCCAAGGACTCTTCTACTTCACTGGAAACCATCCAAGAGTTTGTCAGCCTCAACCCAG ACGTGGATGTGATATGCAACATCCAAGCGACATCGCCGTGCCTTCACCCATTTCACCTGAAGGATGCCTTGGAGATGATCACACTGCGCGGCTACAGCTCGGTCTTCTCTGTGGTCAGGAGGCACCAGTTCCGCTGGAAGGAGGTCAAGAGGGGAT CCGATGACGTAACTCAGCCTGAGAATCTGGACCCCAAGAGGCGACCGCGGCGACAAGACTGGGATGGAGAGCTGTGTGAGAACGGCTCCTTTTACTTTGCCACCAAGGACCTCATTATGAAAGAGGGGCGTTTGCAG GGTGGTAAGATAGGCTACTATGAGATGGAGCCACAGTACAGCGTGGACATAGACGTGGACATCGACTGGCCCGTGGCGGAGCAGAGGGTTCTCAG ATATGGTTACTTCGGTCAGGTCATGCCCGAGACGGTGCGCCTGATGTTCTGTAAAGTTTCGGGATGCTTAACCGATGGAAGGATCTTTCTGTCCGGATCCCAAGAAGAGATGGTGTCTGTCACCTCCGGAGACGTAGCGGGCCTTCACAAGCTGAGGAAGGACGATGTGGAG GTCCTACTCCTGACCTCCAGCAAGGACCCTGTTGCCCAGTCATTGGCTGACAAACTGAGCCAGAGGACAGGCTGCCAGGTGACGCAGGTGGGAGAGGAGCCGCTGAAGGATCTGCAGCCAATCGTTGAGCAGAAAAAACTGGACTGGAAGGATGTGGCGTACATGG GCAACGATGAAGAAGACACCAGTTGTCTGAACCTGGCAGGTTTGAGTGCTGTGCCCAGCGACGCTCCCGTGGACGCCATTAACGCTGCAAAGTACACCTGCCACCATGTTGGGGGCATGGGATCTGTGCGGGAGTTTGCTGAACACATCCTCCTGCAGAAGAAGAAGGCAAAGTCTCAGATGGAGCAGGACCACATCGACCGCACTAACTTCTGA